A part of Thiomicrorhabdus sediminis genomic DNA contains:
- the hemA gene encoding glutamyl-tRNA reductase: MKLCTLGVNHETAPVNIRETVSFSADDAHKAIEQLKSQALVSECVILSTCNRTELYCVLKEEQCQQQLQNWLHQFFELQDNSLLPFLYSHQDLDAVKHIMRVASGLNSLVLGEPQIFGQIKDAYNLAHKNTSIHHVMEPLFQHIFKTVKQVRTDTAIGNSPISVAFSAVSLAKQFFGDLSEQTALLLGAGETIELVARHLKESHIGNIIIANRTFERAHKLAEEVSGYGIQLNEIDKHLHEADIVIGSTGSPHAILNKTSVEAAIKQRKNSPMFMVDIAVPRDIEATVGDLDNVYLYTVDDLQEIIASNKQSRQNAALEAEKIINMQAEHFLAQQQAEQQSKPLIQQYRQQAMDIKQHALEHALHQLEQGVDGEEIIKRLANQLTNRLIHAPSKQLNHAGLQGDQALIDAAKTLLICDEMHEKRSEHHSENGPAAES; this comes from the coding sequence ATGAAACTCTGTACGCTTGGTGTCAATCATGAAACCGCTCCGGTAAATATCCGTGAAACCGTTTCATTTTCGGCCGATGATGCCCATAAAGCGATTGAACAGCTGAAATCCCAAGCACTGGTTTCGGAATGCGTCATCCTGTCTACCTGTAACCGTACCGAGCTCTATTGCGTACTCAAGGAAGAACAGTGCCAGCAGCAGCTGCAAAACTGGCTACATCAGTTTTTTGAGCTGCAAGACAATAGTCTGCTGCCGTTCTTATATAGCCATCAGGACCTTGATGCGGTCAAACACATTATGCGTGTTGCCAGCGGTTTGAACTCGCTGGTACTTGGTGAACCACAGATTTTCGGACAAATCAAAGACGCCTATAATCTGGCGCACAAAAACACCAGCATCCATCATGTAATGGAACCGCTGTTTCAGCATATCTTTAAAACCGTTAAACAAGTGCGTACCGATACTGCTATCGGCAACAGCCCGATTTCGGTGGCGTTTTCCGCTGTGTCATTAGCCAAACAGTTTTTTGGCGACCTGTCCGAACAGACCGCCCTGCTTTTAGGCGCCGGAGAAACCATTGAGCTGGTGGCGCGCCATTTAAAAGAAAGTCATATCGGCAATATCATTATCGCCAACCGTACTTTTGAGCGCGCCCATAAATTGGCTGAAGAAGTTTCCGGTTACGGCATCCAATTAAATGAAATCGACAAGCACCTGCATGAAGCGGACATTGTCATCGGCTCTACCGGTAGCCCTCACGCCATTTTGAATAAAACCAGTGTCGAAGCCGCGATTAAACAGCGTAAAAATAGTCCGATGTTTATGGTCGATATCGCCGTACCACGAGATATTGAAGCCACTGTCGGTGATCTGGACAATGTTTACCTCTATACGGTTGATGACCTGCAAGAGATTATCGCCAGCAACAAACAGTCTCGACAAAATGCCGCGCTGGAAGCTGAAAAAATCATCAATATGCAAGCCGAACACTTTTTGGCTCAGCAACAGGCCGAACAACAGAGCAAACCTCTGATTCAGCAGTATCGCCAACAAGCGATGGATATCAAACAACACGCACTGGAGCACGCGCTACACCAGCTTGAACAAGGTGTTGATGGCGAAGAAATCATCAAACGCCTAGCCAATCAACTGACCAACCGCTTGATTCATGCGCCAAGCAAACAGCTTAACCATGCCGGCCTACAGGGCGATCAAGCCCTTATCGATGCGGCAAAAACCCTGCTTATTTGCGATGAAATGCACGAAAAACGCAGTGAACATCATTCTGAAAACGGCCCTGCCGCCGAGTCTTAG
- the pth gene encoding aminoacyl-tRNA hydrolase produces the protein MSSVQLIVGLGNPGDKYEQTRHNAGFWFVDEVARQYGVEFRPEIKFHGQVARVQSNGLDFWLLKPVTFMNRSGQSIKALASFYKIPVESILIAHDELDLPPGTAKLKVGGGHGGHNGLRDSISHLGKNFMRLRLGVGHPGHKDLVVDYVLKAASKPDRQLIDDAAYAASKVVPELVKGDTEKAMQVLHTKA, from the coding sequence ATGTCATCTGTTCAGTTAATTGTTGGTCTGGGAAATCCAGGTGATAAGTACGAGCAGACCCGACATAACGCCGGTTTTTGGTTTGTGGACGAAGTTGCTAGACAATATGGTGTAGAGTTTCGTCCAGAAATCAAATTTCATGGTCAGGTTGCTCGCGTACAAAGTAATGGTTTGGACTTTTGGTTATTGAAGCCAGTCACATTTATGAATCGCAGCGGTCAATCTATCAAGGCCTTGGCCAGTTTCTATAAAATTCCGGTCGAATCGATTCTTATCGCTCATGATGAACTCGATTTGCCACCGGGAACCGCCAAATTGAAAGTGGGTGGTGGTCACGGTGGTCACAATGGATTACGTGATTCGATTTCTCATCTCGGTAAAAATTTCATGCGCTTACGTTTAGGTGTTGGTCATCCGGGGCATAAAGACCTTGTGGTCGACTATGTGCTCAAGGCCGCCTCGAAACCGGATCGCCAACTGATTGACGATGCTGCTTATGCCGCCAGCAAAGTCGTACCGGAACTGGTTAAGGGAGATACCGAAAAAGCCATGCAAGTTCTGCATACCAAAGCGTAG
- a CDS encoding ribose-phosphate pyrophosphokinase, which translates to MANKNVMIFAGNANVSLAEKISQYLDIPLGKADVGRFSDGEIMVEIKESVRGQDVYVLQPTCTPEPAVNLMEMLVMIDALKRASAARITAVIPYYGFARQDRRPYSARVPITARLSADMITAAGANRVVTVDLHSDQIQGFFDIPVDNIYGSPLLVEDMQKNYNLDNVTIVSPDMGGVVRARAVAKAIDADMAIIDKRRPKANVAQVMNIIGDIEGRDCIIIDDMVDTAGTLCKAAQALLDRGAKSVSAYVVHAVLSGPAVENISNSALKELVVTDSIPESKDAKACAKIRRVSIAEMLGETIRRVNLEESVTALMKH; encoded by the coding sequence ATGGCTAACAAAAATGTCATGATTTTTGCGGGTAACGCAAATGTCAGTCTTGCAGAAAAAATCTCCCAATATTTAGATATCCCACTAGGTAAAGCCGATGTAGGCCGTTTCAGCGATGGTGAAATCATGGTTGAGATTAAAGAATCTGTTCGTGGGCAAGATGTCTATGTTCTACAACCGACCTGTACGCCGGAGCCAGCCGTTAACCTAATGGAAATGTTGGTTATGATCGATGCGCTTAAACGTGCTTCGGCCGCGCGAATCACAGCCGTCATCCCTTATTATGGTTTTGCTCGCCAAGATCGTCGTCCCTATTCAGCGCGTGTACCGATTACAGCCCGTCTATCTGCCGATATGATTACCGCAGCGGGTGCTAATCGTGTCGTCACCGTGGACTTGCACTCTGACCAGATTCAAGGTTTCTTCGATATTCCGGTAGATAATATCTACGGTTCGCCTTTATTGGTTGAAGATATGCAGAAGAACTACAATCTTGATAATGTCACCATCGTTTCGCCTGATATGGGTGGTGTGGTACGTGCCCGTGCGGTTGCGAAAGCGATCGATGCGGACATGGCGATTATCGATAAGCGACGTCCAAAAGCGAATGTTGCTCAGGTAATGAATATTATCGGTGACATCGAAGGGCGCGACTGCATTATCATCGATGATATGGTTGATACAGCCGGTACTTTATGTAAAGCCGCTCAAGCGCTACTTGATCGTGGCGCGAAAAGCGTTTCAGCTTATGTTGTCCACGCGGTACTTTCCGGTCCGGCGGTAGAAAACATCAGTAACTCTGCTCTTAAAGAGTTGGTAGTGACTGACTCGATTCCGGAAAGCAAAGACGCTAAGGCGTGCGCGAAAATCCGCCGTGTTAGCATTGCCGAGATGCTGGGTGAAACCATTCGCCGCGTCAACTTGGAAGAGTCGGTAACGGCCTTGATGAAGCACTAA
- a CDS encoding tetratricopeptide repeat protein: MNTARFRGVPFAVLTVLLGVSLNGCVSTADKVQNQTVEPAVSFKYPAYGAEFHERAAAQQSALDATTMFEILAAEMLVQKQQYQQAYELIYPLAKAKSDAGLAKRAFEVSMATYDENSIKQAAQLWKTVAPEEPKAWRAAFQMSLRDGLIEQALQEWHEYHKLSENRLQESLMIAANKVSGSVPEAAGLAFFQRLVAQYPKQWAAHFSLAMVASTYQQVGVGLQALDKAQQLMPEAERQESESIVYNLMSKFYLLSDDPQTGIKKLTAYLKDNPANLLIQERLARLQVRAGLYDEAKKRYQSIIEIEPQAWTSRLSLALIELEQDDYIAAEQNLLFLLHNQAYKAVAYYYLGILYQQKKDYLQAKQSFSQVDAAGYYIDAQLHLAEIAFAEDRAEDAYTILNAIELDSDDDKVKILRAKAIFKKAQGHNFEALEFYEQALAITPDNIDMLKAKSLLLYNTQQFEQYETTLLQIIELDNRDSDVLNALGYYYVENRIHLPKAKQLLESALAIAPQSFYILDSLGWYYYQVTDYGNAILYLKKAFQLAKDDEVFLHLVHAYWYSGQVNQAKSLWKKYHQQFSENQRVQNIINELETTGKP; this comes from the coding sequence ATGAATACAGCTAGATTTAGAGGGGTGCCTTTTGCTGTGTTGACGGTGTTGTTGGGCGTGAGTCTGAACGGTTGTGTCTCCACCGCCGATAAGGTGCAGAACCAAACGGTCGAGCCAGCCGTTAGCTTCAAATATCCCGCCTATGGTGCCGAGTTTCATGAACGTGCTGCTGCACAACAGTCCGCTTTGGATGCGACCACCATGTTCGAGATCTTAGCGGCCGAAATGCTGGTGCAAAAGCAGCAGTATCAACAAGCCTATGAATTGATTTATCCTTTGGCCAAAGCAAAGTCTGATGCCGGTTTAGCCAAGCGAGCCTTTGAAGTGTCGATGGCGACCTATGACGAAAACAGTATTAAGCAAGCGGCACAGCTCTGGAAAACAGTCGCACCTGAAGAGCCCAAGGCGTGGCGTGCAGCATTTCAGATGTCGCTGCGCGACGGTTTGATCGAACAGGCTTTGCAGGAATGGCATGAATACCACAAACTGTCTGAAAACCGTCTTCAAGAAAGCTTGATGATTGCCGCCAACAAGGTGTCAGGCAGTGTGCCGGAAGCCGCCGGGCTTGCATTTTTTCAGCGATTGGTTGCCCAGTATCCAAAACAATGGGCGGCGCATTTCTCTTTAGCCATGGTGGCCAGTACCTATCAGCAGGTTGGGGTCGGTTTGCAGGCGTTGGATAAGGCACAGCAATTGATGCCAGAAGCCGAGCGCCAAGAATCGGAATCGATTGTTTATAATTTGATGTCGAAGTTTTATCTATTAAGCGATGATCCGCAAACCGGCATTAAAAAACTGACCGCCTATCTAAAAGACAACCCTGCAAATCTGCTGATTCAAGAACGTTTGGCGCGATTACAGGTGCGAGCCGGCCTTTATGATGAAGCTAAAAAGCGCTATCAGTCGATTATTGAGATTGAACCGCAGGCTTGGACATCGCGTCTGTCGCTGGCCTTGATCGAGCTTGAACAGGATGACTACATAGCGGCGGAACAGAATCTACTGTTTTTATTGCATAACCAGGCTTATAAAGCCGTTGCCTATTATTATTTAGGTATTTTGTATCAGCAGAAAAAAGATTATCTGCAAGCCAAGCAAAGTTTTTCCCAGGTAGATGCAGCCGGTTATTACATTGATGCCCAGCTGCATTTGGCTGAAATCGCCTTTGCCGAAGACCGTGCCGAGGATGCCTATACTATCTTGAATGCGATTGAGCTCGATAGCGATGATGACAAGGTGAAAATCTTGCGTGCCAAAGCTATCTTTAAAAAGGCGCAGGGGCACAATTTTGAAGCTTTGGAATTTTATGAGCAGGCCTTGGCAATAACGCCAGACAATATTGATATGCTTAAAGCCAAATCATTATTGCTCTATAACACTCAGCAGTTTGAACAATACGAAACCACTTTATTGCAGATTATCGAATTGGATAATCGTGATAGTGATGTACTCAATGCCTTGGGTTATTACTATGTGGAAAACCGAATTCATTTACCTAAAGCTAAGCAGCTGTTAGAGAGCGCTTTAGCGATTGCCCCGCAGAGTTTTTATATATTGGATAGCTTGGGTTGGTATTACTATCAGGTGACCGACTATGGCAATGCCATCCTGTATCTAAAAAAAGCCTTTCAGCTAGCTAAGGATGACGAGGTGTTTTTGCATCTGGTCCATGCCTATTGGTATAGTGGTCAGGTAAATCAAGCGAAGTCGCTGTGGAAAAAGTATCACCAGCAATTTTCCGAAAATCAGCGAGTTCAGAATATAATCAATGAGTTGGAAACAACTGGAAAACCCTAG
- the ychF gene encoding redox-regulated ATPase YchF — protein MAIKCGIVGLPNVGKSTLFNALTNAGIESANYPFCTIEPNVGVVPVPDAREHALAEIVNPERVLSATVDFMDIAGLVEGASKGEGLGNKFLQNIRETDAIVQVVRCFENDDIVHVAGKVDPISDIEIINMELVLADAESLEKNALKQQKLGKSGNKEAQARQALYERVLNEIQDGKLIRLVDMTDDEKLMLRDLQLLTIKPMMYIANVNEDGFENNPLLDKVRELATQQGAIVVPVCAAIESEIAELDDEDKADFLEEMGQEEPGLNRVIRAAYDLLGLQTYFTAGVKEVRAWTVKKGATAPQAAGVIHTDFEKGFIRAEVTAYDDFIACKGDAGAKAAGKQRLEGKEYIVQDGDVMHFRFNV, from the coding sequence ATGGCAATTAAATGTGGAATTGTCGGTTTACCCAATGTTGGTAAATCAACCTTATTTAATGCACTGACCAATGCGGGAATTGAATCTGCAAACTACCCGTTCTGTACAATTGAGCCTAATGTTGGTGTCGTTCCGGTTCCTGATGCACGTGAACATGCCTTGGCCGAAATCGTTAATCCTGAACGAGTGTTGTCTGCGACAGTCGATTTTATGGATATCGCCGGTCTGGTTGAAGGCGCTTCTAAAGGTGAAGGTCTAGGTAATAAATTTCTGCAAAATATTCGTGAAACCGATGCCATTGTGCAGGTTGTTCGTTGTTTTGAAAATGACGATATTGTTCACGTTGCCGGTAAAGTTGATCCGATTTCGGATATTGAAATCATCAATATGGAACTGGTATTGGCAGATGCTGAGTCCTTGGAAAAGAATGCTCTGAAACAGCAAAAGCTGGGTAAAAGCGGTAATAAAGAAGCACAAGCCCGTCAAGCACTGTATGAGCGTGTTTTGAACGAAATTCAAGACGGTAAGTTGATCCGTTTGGTTGATATGACCGATGACGAAAAATTGATGTTGCGTGATTTACAGCTCTTAACCATCAAACCAATGATGTATATCGCCAATGTTAATGAAGACGGTTTTGAAAATAATCCTCTGCTTGATAAAGTCAGAGAATTGGCGACGCAGCAGGGGGCGATAGTTGTACCTGTATGCGCGGCGATCGAATCGGAAATCGCCGAACTGGACGATGAAGACAAAGCCGACTTCCTAGAAGAGATGGGCCAAGAAGAACCTGGTCTAAACCGAGTGATTCGTGCCGCCTACGATCTTTTGGGATTACAGACATACTTTACCGCCGGAGTAAAGGAAGTCCGTGCCTGGACCGTTAAAAAAGGTGCCACAGCGCCACAAGCGGCCGGTGTTATCCATACCGACTTCGAAAAGGGCTTTATTCGTGCCGAAGTTACCGCCTATGATGACTTTATCGCCTGTAAAGGGGATGCAGGAGCGAAAGCGGCAGGTAAGCAGCGTTTGGAAGGTAAAGAATATATCGTTCAAGACGGGGATGTCATGCATTTCCGCTTCAACGTCTAG
- a CDS encoding 50S ribosomal protein L25: protein MSQNWTAEIRNDEGKGASRRLRKAGRVPAIIYGADKDAVSVSFAESFIKKAFANKDNYNTVLTVDVNGGESESCLVKDIQRHPATGEVAHIDLQRAGTSAVVKKVPLNFQGKEVAPGVKIGGLMSFLQATVEVKCLPANLPTKIDVDVSKMEAGSSLRLSELTMPEGVILTALSHGNTDYDQSVVNIGKPKRKG from the coding sequence ATGAGCCAGAATTGGACAGCAGAAATCCGTAATGACGAAGGGAAAGGTGCGAGCCGCCGCCTTCGTAAAGCGGGACGTGTACCAGCGATTATCTATGGTGCAGACAAGGATGCAGTTTCTGTATCTTTCGCAGAGAGCTTCATCAAAAAAGCATTTGCCAACAAAGACAACTACAACACAGTTCTAACTGTTGATGTAAACGGTGGTGAGTCTGAGTCATGTCTGGTTAAAGACATTCAGCGTCACCCGGCAACTGGTGAAGTTGCTCACATCGATTTACAGCGCGCTGGTACTTCTGCGGTTGTTAAGAAAGTTCCTCTTAACTTCCAAGGTAAGGAAGTCGCTCCTGGTGTTAAGATCGGTGGTCTTATGTCTTTCCTACAGGCAACTGTGGAAGTTAAGTGTCTACCTGCTAACCTACCTACTAAGATCGACGTTGATGTTTCTAAAATGGAAGCAGGTTCAAGTCTACGTCTATCTGAGTTAACTATGCCTGAAGGTGTTATCTTAACAGCGCTTTCACACGGTAATACTGACTACGATCAGTCGGTTGTTAACATCGGTAAGCCTAAGCGTAAAGGTTAA
- the prfA gene encoding peptide chain release factor 1 produces the protein MKDSIRTKLEHLIDRLDEVNALISDPDIMSDQKKFTALTKEHAQLTPVVETFSAYTSTLDDINEAKEMLASGDPELKEMAQEELPELNSQLEEYEMDLQKMLLPKDPKDDANIFLEIRAGTGGDEAAIFAGDLFKMYSRFAEKMRWQVEVINSNEGEHGGYKEIIARIIGNGAYSQLKFESGAHRVQRVPATETQGRVHTSAATVVIMAEAPEVEQIELNPADLKVDTFRASGAGGQHVNKTDSAIRITHIPTGTVVECQDERSQHKNRARAMSLLAARIMDAREQVHANEIAQERKSLVGTGDRSDRIRTYNYPQGRVTDHRINLTLYKLDEVMNGSLEQVVGPLVQEHQAEQLAELSNN, from the coding sequence GTGAAAGATTCAATCCGTACAAAACTAGAACATTTGATAGACCGCTTAGATGAAGTCAATGCTTTGATTTCCGATCCGGACATTATGTCCGACCAAAAGAAATTCACCGCCCTGACCAAAGAGCACGCCCAGCTGACTCCGGTGGTGGAAACTTTCAGCGCCTATACCAGCACGCTTGACGACATCAATGAAGCCAAAGAGATGCTCGCGTCCGGCGATCCTGAGCTAAAGGAGATGGCTCAAGAGGAACTGCCTGAACTGAATTCTCAACTTGAAGAATACGAAATGGATCTGCAAAAGATGCTGCTGCCGAAAGACCCTAAGGATGATGCCAACATCTTTTTGGAGATCCGTGCCGGAACCGGTGGTGACGAAGCTGCGATTTTTGCCGGCGATCTATTCAAGATGTATAGCCGTTTTGCCGAGAAAATGCGTTGGCAGGTTGAAGTCATCAACTCAAACGAAGGTGAGCACGGCGGTTATAAAGAGATTATCGCCCGCATTATCGGTAACGGCGCCTATTCCCAATTGAAATTCGAATCCGGTGCACACCGTGTCCAGCGAGTTCCGGCCACCGAAACCCAGGGCCGAGTGCATACTTCTGCGGCAACCGTGGTGATTATGGCGGAAGCCCCGGAAGTCGAACAGATTGAATTGAACCCGGCCGACTTGAAAGTCGACACTTTCCGTGCCTCAGGCGCCGGTGGTCAGCACGTAAACAAAACCGACTCGGCGATCCGTATCACCCATATTCCAACCGGTACCGTGGTCGAGTGTCAGGATGAGCGCTCTCAGCATAAGAACCGTGCACGCGCCATGTCTTTGCTGGCGGCAAGAATCATGGATGCGCGTGAACAGGTGCACGCCAATGAGATCGCTCAGGAGCGTAAGAGCCTGGTCGGAACCGGGGATCGCTCCGACCGTATCCGCACCTATAACTATCCGCAAGGACGTGTGACCGATCACCGTATCAACCTGACTTTATACAAGCTTGATGAAGTGATGAACGGCTCACTGGAACAAGTTGTCGGACCATTGGTTCAGGAACACCAAGCGGAACAGCTTGCCGAATTAAGCAATAATTAA